A region of Candidatus Endomicrobium procryptotermitis DNA encodes the following proteins:
- a CDS encoding S8 family serine peptidase: MKIKFTFILLLIFLFSNILFAQGVPHISQSLFKEASRIKTDSRTKSASDEKIDVLFYPEDNNSDKIDTFFFKSRAIEYIKSRNFLSAKIPVNVIEQLDQIKGVKYIGLNKKAKALEIVSEGRDAVNASVYTYNNIDGSGIKIAIIDIGFKGYEDLQSIGELPKNLITKNFSSPGEPPVYSNYETEPHGTACAEIIYDFVPGSQIYLLKMYDVPSFQLAFDYCRSQGIKIVSASIGFSYDFWCDGTGGIAAIATEAYDNGILPIFAAGNEAEKSWFGKFNGNSENFMIFPNGRDYLELSVDAGKYVRMMWDDFAAKDKKYTLYMYNNTGTTLLDSSKWNNGDEPSVNVYNNTGNSRKVRVKIKKENVQEDLYIRLYFDGKYINASDKRSESSLSSPADSREVLSVGAVGINNWSNGPIESYSSWGPTMASSNLPPAQKPDIVAPTRVTTYTYGTRGFDGTSAATPHIAASAALLLSLDRTLSAGQLKEKVLSYYRQIASSPDNIYGRGKLVLDMVDIPSGNTDAVGNIVCYPNPVSISKNGRINITNLPYNTSLINLNVYTVTGEFVKSFNVEDLKSKNGRMTIEWNLKNQSGMQIAPGIYFLTIDIPSAKKKVQKIAIQK; encoded by the coding sequence ATGAAAATTAAATTTACTTTTATTCTTCTTTTAATATTTTTATTTTCGAATATCCTCTTTGCACAGGGTGTTCCTCATATAAGCCAAAGTCTTTTTAAAGAAGCGTCGCGCATAAAAACCGATTCCAGAACAAAATCCGCATCAGATGAAAAAATCGACGTTCTTTTTTACCCCGAAGACAATAATTCCGATAAAATTGACACTTTCTTTTTTAAATCAAGAGCAATAGAATATATTAAGTCAAGAAATTTTTTAAGTGCGAAAATTCCAGTAAATGTCATAGAGCAGTTAGACCAAATAAAGGGCGTTAAATATATAGGTTTGAATAAAAAAGCAAAAGCTCTTGAAATTGTTTCCGAAGGCCGCGATGCAGTAAACGCTTCGGTTTACACATATAATAATATAGACGGCTCAGGTATAAAAATAGCCATAATAGATATTGGGTTTAAGGGCTATGAGGATTTACAGTCCATCGGGGAACTTCCGAAAAATCTTATAACAAAAAATTTCTCCTCTCCAGGCGAACCGCCTGTTTATTCCAATTATGAAACCGAGCCTCATGGCACAGCCTGCGCGGAAATTATTTATGATTTTGTTCCTGGATCACAGATATATTTATTAAAAATGTACGATGTTCCGTCATTTCAGCTTGCCTTTGATTATTGCAGATCGCAAGGCATAAAAATAGTAAGCGCTTCAATAGGTTTTTCGTACGATTTTTGGTGTGATGGAACAGGAGGCATTGCGGCAATTGCAACGGAAGCTTATGATAACGGCATTTTGCCTATTTTTGCCGCGGGAAACGAAGCCGAAAAGTCATGGTTTGGGAAATTCAATGGAAATTCGGAAAATTTTATGATTTTTCCAAATGGCAGGGATTATCTTGAACTTTCCGTTGACGCAGGTAAATATGTTCGTATGATGTGGGATGATTTTGCGGCAAAAGATAAAAAATATACTTTATATATGTATAATAATACAGGAACGACGCTTTTGGATTCTTCCAAATGGAATAATGGCGACGAACCAAGCGTCAATGTTTACAATAATACTGGTAACTCCAGAAAAGTCAGAGTTAAAATAAAAAAAGAAAACGTCCAAGAAGATTTATATATAAGATTATATTTTGACGGAAAATATATAAACGCGTCAGATAAAAGGTCGGAATCGAGCCTTTCATCTCCAGCGGATTCAAGAGAAGTTTTATCGGTTGGAGCGGTAGGTATAAATAACTGGAGCAATGGACCTATAGAAAGTTACAGTTCTTGGGGACCGACAATGGCCTCCTCAAATTTACCTCCTGCACAAAAACCAGATATTGTAGCTCCAACACGCGTCACTACATATACATATGGAACACGCGGGTTTGACGGTACTTCCGCCGCAACTCCACATATTGCGGCATCCGCCGCTTTATTGCTTTCTCTTGACAGAACATTGAGCGCGGGACAGTTGAAAGAAAAAGTTCTTTCTTATTATAGACAGATAGCTTCGTCTCCGGACAATATTTATGGCAGGGGCAAACTGGTTCTTGACATGGTTGACATACCGAGTGGAAATACCGATGCTGTAGGAAATATTGTTTGTTATCCAAACCCCGTAAGCATAAGTAAAAACGGACGCATAAATATTACGAATCTTCCGTACAATACCTCATTGATAAACTTAAACGTTTACACCGTAACTGGGGAATTTGTCAAATCTTTCAATGTGGAAGATTTAAAATCTAAAAACGGGCGAATGACAATAGAGTGGAATCTTAAAAATCAATCCGGTATGCAAATAGCTCCTGGAATTTATTTTTTAACCATAGACATTCCGTCAGCTAAAAAGAAAGTTCAAAAAATAGCCATACAAAAATAA
- a CDS encoding methylenetetrahydrofolate reductase, protein MKFKEKLKSSKFIITAELYPPKGTDISAFLKRASCLVGIDAVNVTDNQRASMRAGSLAMSKILLDMGIEPIMQLACRDKNRIALQSELLSADILGIENILIISGDHPNTGEYTSAKAVYDLDTVQLIKAARLLETGTDLAGKKLSGSPTFCLGAAVNPLAEPSELQILMYEKKIKSGAEFFQTQTIFDAKSYGEFHDKIKHFGVKTLPGIMLIKSPKFMNFLQQLPGVNIPQNVRNRINNASDPLEEGIRICAETIKELRSFADGVHIMAIGMEEHIPQIIKSSL, encoded by the coding sequence ATGAAATTCAAAGAAAAATTAAAATCCAGCAAATTTATTATAACTGCAGAACTTTATCCGCCAAAAGGCACTGACATTTCGGCCTTTTTAAAAAGAGCATCGTGCCTTGTCGGTATTGATGCCGTAAACGTTACGGACAACCAGCGCGCTTCAATGCGGGCGGGTTCGCTTGCAATGAGTAAAATTTTACTTGATATGGGAATTGAACCGATTATGCAGCTTGCGTGCAGAGATAAAAATAGAATAGCTTTACAATCCGAATTGCTAAGCGCTGATATTTTAGGCATAGAAAACATACTTATTATCAGCGGCGACCATCCGAATACCGGCGAATATACTAGCGCAAAAGCGGTTTACGATTTGGATACAGTGCAGCTGATAAAAGCCGCAAGGCTTCTTGAAACAGGAACCGACCTTGCCGGTAAAAAACTTTCAGGAAGTCCGACGTTTTGTCTGGGAGCAGCGGTAAATCCTTTAGCCGAACCGAGCGAACTTCAAATTCTTATGTATGAAAAAAAGATTAAATCCGGCGCAGAATTTTTTCAAACTCAAACGATATTTGACGCAAAAAGTTACGGCGAGTTTCATGATAAAATCAAACATTTCGGTGTAAAAACACTGCCGGGAATCATGCTTATCAAGTCGCCAAAATTTATGAACTTTTTGCAGCAACTGCCGGGAGTAAACATACCGCAAAACGTTCGTAACAGAATAAATAATGCTTCCGACCCGCTTGAAGAAGGTATACGTATATGCGCAGAAACTATAAAAGAACTGCGCTCTTTTGCCGATGGCGTGCATATAATGGCAATAGGTATGGAAGAACATATACCGCAAATAATAAAAAGTTCATTATAG
- a CDS encoding DNA adenine methylase encodes MVSSRFNMVNSFDKLVKNIEKKPKKSKKSEKEILVKSPLRYPGGKSRAVPQIIDEYIPKGLPALCSPFIGGGSIELALASRGTRVYGYDAFEPLVRFWQVLLKDAPHLAEVVRKYKIMTPAMFYNLQKTFFNLKDRVEIAAAFFALNRSSFSGTTLSGGMSPGHPRFTPSIIEQLEKFSIKNLTVNLMDFKKSIPKHANDFLYCDPPYLTEQKLYGNRGDQHVGFDHKGLAELLISRDGWILSYNNCEQIRNMYKGHRIITTKWTYGMGNSKKSNEVLILSKDFKKAV; translated from the coding sequence ATGGTAAGCAGCAGATTTAATATGGTCAATAGCTTTGATAAATTAGTGAAGAATATCGAAAAAAAACCTAAAAAGTCCAAAAAATCTGAAAAAGAAATATTAGTGAAATCTCCCCTTCGTTACCCAGGTGGAAAAAGCCGGGCAGTACCGCAAATAATCGATGAATATATCCCAAAAGGTTTACCTGCGCTTTGCTCGCCTTTTATTGGCGGCGGTTCTATTGAATTAGCATTAGCGAGCCGGGGAACTAGAGTATATGGTTATGATGCTTTTGAGCCTTTGGTTCGTTTTTGGCAGGTGCTTTTAAAGGATGCTCCTCATTTAGCAGAAGTTGTACGTAAATATAAAATAATGACACCAGCCATGTTTTACAATTTACAAAAAACTTTCTTTAACTTAAAAGATCGTGTAGAGATAGCAGCTGCATTCTTCGCATTAAATCGTTCTTCTTTTAGCGGAACGACTTTATCGGGTGGTATGTCGCCGGGACACCCCCGTTTTACCCCGAGCATTATTGAACAGTTAGAAAAATTTTCAATTAAAAATCTTACTGTAAATTTAATGGATTTCAAAAAAAGCATTCCAAAACATGCTAATGATTTTCTGTATTGCGATCCTCCTTATCTAACAGAACAAAAGCTATATGGTAATAGAGGTGACCAACACGTAGGTTTTGACCATAAGGGACTTGCTGAGCTATTAATTTCTCGTGACGGCTGGATTTTATCGTATAATAACTGCGAACAAATAAGGAATATGTACAAAGGACATCGAATCATTACGACTAAATGGACTTATGGCATGGGCAATTCTAAAAAATCAAATGAAGTGTTAATATTGAGCAAAGATTTTAAGAAGGCTGTATGA
- a CDS encoding HaeIII family restriction endonuclease, giving the protein MNNTSHGKAFEYALAAAFSQITKVNILENQALETAKKCYELLDLSHRNLLQKSSDEAALFLSAHDTKIQKARSIMLQNDAIGIQGDVRDIVIEVPISQQVGISAKHNHNAVKHSRLSDKIDFGKEWADYPCSEKYFKAVNPIFSQLREMKAQKMFFKEIQGKEGRIYLPVLIAFEDELKRLCENFRSIFVERFFRYLLGRHDFYKVILNNKDKSKEVVIQSVNIGGTLDYGKKWKIPNRIHSINRKRYSSSTIEVIFDGGWNISFRLHNASSKVEPSLKFDIQFIGLPNSVSSHQIKI; this is encoded by the coding sequence ATGAACAATACATCTCATGGCAAAGCATTTGAATACGCTTTAGCGGCTGCGTTTAGTCAGATTACTAAAGTAAATATTTTAGAAAACCAAGCTTTAGAAACTGCAAAAAAATGCTATGAATTATTAGATTTATCTCATAGAAATTTATTACAAAAATCTTCAGATGAAGCAGCTTTATTTTTGTCTGCTCACGATACTAAAATTCAAAAAGCCCGCTCTATCATGCTTCAAAATGATGCCATAGGAATACAAGGAGATGTGAGAGACATTGTCATTGAAGTTCCTATAAGTCAGCAAGTGGGAATTTCTGCAAAGCATAATCATAATGCTGTAAAGCATTCCAGATTATCCGATAAAATAGACTTTGGTAAAGAATGGGCAGATTATCCTTGCAGCGAAAAGTATTTCAAAGCTGTTAATCCTATTTTTTCACAATTGCGTGAAATGAAAGCTCAAAAAATGTTTTTCAAGGAAATACAGGGTAAAGAAGGAAGAATTTATTTACCTGTACTCATTGCCTTTGAAGATGAGCTAAAACGTTTATGTGAAAATTTTAGAAGCATTTTTGTTGAAAGATTCTTCAGGTATTTGTTAGGTCGTCATGATTTTTACAAAGTCATTCTAAACAATAAAGATAAATCAAAAGAAGTTGTTATTCAATCGGTAAACATCGGTGGCACACTTGATTATGGTAAAAAGTGGAAAATACCAAATCGTATACATTCAATAAATAGGAAACGATACTCTTCCAGCACTATTGAAGTAATATTTGACGGCGGATGGAATATTTCTTTTAGGCTTCACAATGCTAGCAGTAAAGTTGAGCCTTCATTAAAGTTTGATATTCAATTTATCGGTCTTCCTAATTCCGTTTCTTCACATCAAATTAAAATTTAA
- a CDS encoding cold-shock protein yields the protein MAQGKVKWFNDQKGYGFISNNDGSGDVFAHYSAIQSEGFKSLAEGDSVEFEVVNSDKGPKAANIKKI from the coding sequence ATGGCACAAGGCAAAGTTAAGTGGTTTAACGACCAGAAAGGTTATGGATTTATTTCCAACAATGATGGATCAGGTGATGTATTTGCACACTATTCAGCTATTCAGTCCGAAGGTTTTAAATCGTTGGCAGAAGGCGATAGCGTTGAATTTGAGGTTGTAAATTCAGACAAAGGTCCTAAAGCGGCGAACATAAAGAAAATCTAA
- a CDS encoding aminopeptidase P family protein has translation MFEKVKILKKQFYKKSLLFTNTLETFYLTGANFGGFWILTLKGKICLIASKMIENQVREFFTGQNIHIYICVPFAQKAAEIIKEHKENLVLTDSRYISTSGYLTLKTDFSKNDIRIEIKSGILDKLRAVKSENEIKNLKEACRIVSQVCETVKSKLKPGIMELDVHYKILELFAKNKVKESFTPIVAAGKNSANPHHASSNYKIKKNDTIMLDIGCMYNGYCSDLTRTYYLGKINDKFRKIWDTVKQSQSAVLKKIKAGLPLSWADKTARAVIDMAGYKDNFIHMTGHGVGIEIHEMPSLSSDAEGIFLRNMAVTIEPGIYLNDDFGVRIEDTVLITDKGCEILTSAAYE, from the coding sequence ATGTTTGAAAAAGTAAAAATACTAAAAAAACAATTTTATAAGAAATCGCTGCTTTTTACGAATACACTGGAAACTTTTTATCTTACTGGTGCAAATTTTGGAGGTTTTTGGATTTTGACGCTGAAAGGCAAAATATGTCTAATCGCTTCAAAAATGATTGAAAATCAAGTAAGAGAGTTTTTTACCGGACAAAATATACATATATATATATGTGTTCCTTTCGCACAAAAAGCTGCGGAAATAATTAAAGAGCATAAAGAGAATTTAGTTTTGACTGACTCCAGATACATCAGCACATCCGGGTATTTAACTTTAAAGACAGACTTTTCTAAAAACGATATAAGAATTGAAATAAAATCCGGTATTCTAGATAAATTGCGCGCGGTTAAATCTGAAAATGAAATAAAAAATTTGAAAGAGGCTTGCCGTATAGTTTCACAAGTGTGCGAAACTGTAAAAAGCAAACTTAAACCCGGCATTATGGAGCTTGACGTACATTATAAAATATTGGAATTGTTTGCTAAAAATAAAGTTAAAGAAAGTTTTACACCGATTGTGGCGGCGGGTAAAAATTCGGCAAATCCGCATCATGCAAGTTCTAATTATAAAATTAAGAAAAATGATACAATAATGCTGGATATAGGCTGCATGTATAACGGGTATTGTTCCGATTTGACACGTACTTACTATTTAGGTAAAATTAACGATAAATTCAGAAAGATTTGGGATACGGTAAAACAATCCCAAAGCGCTGTTTTGAAAAAAATAAAAGCAGGACTGCCACTGTCTTGGGCAGATAAAACGGCAAGAGCCGTTATAGATATGGCAGGATATAAAGACAATTTTATTCATATGACCGGACATGGAGTAGGAATAGAGATACATGAGATGCCTTCGCTTTCGTCAGATGCAGAAGGTATTTTTTTACGGAATATGGCCGTTACCATAGAGCCGGGT